A part of bacterium genomic DNA contains:
- the mobB gene encoding molybdopterin-guanine dinucleotide biosynthesis protein B, protein MNRAPIVSVVGTSDSGKTTLLERLIPELKARGYKVAVVKHDVHGFEMDKEGKDSWRLKRAGADAIIVSSPTRMALIQDVEKDHTLEEIREKLCLDVDLILSEGYKRDIHPKVEVYRKAHRRELLCTREDNLLAVASDVSLDVGVPCVDIEDPKALADLLEDKILRPAFSGSQDTQAAS, encoded by the coding sequence TTGAACAGAGCACCTATTGTTTCGGTGGTGGGTACCTCTGACAGCGGCAAGACGACCTTGCTGGAACGTTTGATCCCGGAGCTTAAGGCCAGGGGCTACAAAGTGGCGGTGGTCAAGCATGATGTGCATGGTTTCGAGATGGACAAGGAGGGCAAGGATTCCTGGAGGCTGAAGCGGGCCGGAGCAGATGCAATCATAGTCTCCTCTCCCACTCGCATGGCCCTGATACAGGATGTGGAAAAGGATCACACCCTGGAAGAAATCAGAGAAAAACTCTGCCTGGATGTGGATCTCATTCTTTCAGAGGGATACAAGCGTGACATTCATCCCAAAGTGGAGGTGTACAGAAAAGCCCACAGAAGGGAGCTGCTGTGCACCCGGGAAGATAACCTCCTGGCTGTGGCTTCGGATGTGAGCCTGGATGTGGGAGTGCCCTGCGTGGACATAGAGGATCCCAAGGCCCTGGCTGATCTCCTAGAGGATAAGATCCTAAGACCCGCCTTTAGTGGATCCCAAGACACCCA